Below is a genomic region from Cyprinus carpio isolate SPL01 chromosome B6, ASM1834038v1, whole genome shotgun sequence.
ttgtcGATAAGttgtaataaattgttaataaaacaaattaaaaagccgtgggatttaatttttaattagtggccactatatattttttcctccagcATATTATATGTGGGGCTCTGCTATCTGCTTTCAGATGCTCATGTGTATATTTGCGCACATGTTTTGTGAAGATTGCCAGCATCTCACAATGCAGCTGTGCCTGTAACGATCAAAAAACCATCTTGGTCAAAATGCCTGTTAAGAAAAAAGTGTTGCTTATGTCTTAAATTCCTTAAGTTTTCATCAGTTTTAGTGTGAAAATATTGAATCTGTGCGTTCTCAGACCTGAAATCTCAGGGTTATGTTGAGGATCATGAATAACAGGTATGTGGAATATTAACAATCGTTCCCTGCTTGTCCAGCTGGCATGCCTTGAGAATGCCCAAAGATGTAATTTTGTTGGCTGTTCAAGCAGTTTCTGCTGCCTTTGGCTCTGTTTGGTTCGATTTCTTTTCAAGGCTTCAGCACTCCTAATTAGCACTAGATGCTGAGCTTTTAGGGTTgaggtggtttgtgtgtgtgtgcacgtttgTGTGCATTTTGCCCCTAAACTGTTACAAAGACAGCAAATGAGATTGATTTCTTTCCCTCACTTCCGCTCCTTCACTGCAATTTGATTAGTTATATTGAATTAAATCTGCTGTGAATAGCTAAATAAACAGTGACTTTCCTTTATAGCTCACCAGTACATAGTCCGTTGGGTTATCCGTGAGCTAAAGCAGGATACAAAGGTCAACCGATTAAATTTATAATGCATGCAGAATTGCAATcaaatttaatgatttttcagGGTGCAATGGAAACAGTTGATTCTAAACATTTGGTTCATAACAAACTATCTTTCAAAAGAAAGGCGATCTTGAAACAAACTAGAAACATGAAGTCTTGAGATGTACTCACTAAAATAGCCTAACTAAATCACCACTGATAAGTTAAAACATATTCCTGCAAATGAGGCCAATAGAGGATTGCATGAAAGTcttcttattaaaataatttctctccAGTGGCCATGATTTGCcatcttcttttctctctctctctcccacttgcTTCTTaacttcactctctctctctttttcagtaTCTAATTAAATAGGCAGTGTTGTGTTCTTCGGTTCCATGTGGATAATTGACAAGTGGCTAGGCCTCACTTTACTCAGCAATTACAAGCTGCATTCCAGCTCTGGCTAATTAAGACACAACTACAGCCAGTGTATTTGAAtcacattaaacatttcttaGGTTGGGGATGCCCCTTATCCCCTGCCATCCCTGCCTTGTTCCTTTCTTCTCCAGGAGGATTTAAGAAGCTGTACATTTTCCATGCTTGCTGCAGTGTGTCGGATTCTGGGGATTCAGCTGTCAGTCAAGCTTAGACTTACACTATTATGGGGTTTTACCTTGAAACCTGAGGATAAATGCAGGCTGGTTGTACACTAAGGAGTCTAATTAAGATGatcaatatttcattaattacaaTTCTAAAAACAACACTTTAACACAGCATTATGACATCtgagaatgatttttttaatagatgtCAAGTCAAACTCAGTATTTCAATTTCTGTATCCAAATTTATTTGTCAGATTAGGCAGATGCCAGCATGGGCATGTCATATGGCACACCATCATCCTCAAAAACCATGAAGAATCCTATGCCAAGAACTTAGTTTacaacatttctgtatttttttttttttacttttctacgACTTTTCTCTAATTGTTCTCTTGATGTCCAATACAAAACCTTTGTTCTGAAGTAAAACCAGTTGAGATCCATTGATTTAGATGGCATTCATATCCAAACAGACTTTACAGTACACTTACTAAAAGGTCAGCCCCCTGGATCAGCCTGGGTTTAAATGTCTTGCTCAAGGCCACAACAGTGATTGCTCatggtttggtttttttggtgACCAAACCAGCAACCTTCTGATTGTATCCCTAGAGCTATAACTCCTATGTTACACCACTCTGTTTCTCTTTCACGGTAgcatcaattttaaaacattattttctaaaGTAAATGTGCTGTGAACAGAAATCATGGGAGCTAGCTGATTGATGGTCTGATCACCAAATGCTGTGTTGGCACTCTGTTATACCACTTGGCTTCAGAATGTTTACCGCTTGACTTTTCAACCAAACCATGGCTCAAAGCCCATTTCTAAAAAGCAACCGAGACATATTTCTATCCTTGCTTGTACTTCCTAAAATACATATCTCCAACAGGTACAAACAACTTCATCAGAAGACTCTGTTCTTGATGGTGCATAGTGAAAATGTTGTTATAAATTTAGCTCCAAGTAGTCAAAGTTTTTTCCCTGCCAGTTTGTCCAGATCTGGATATCTAGCAGCCAGCCAATGATCCAGATTTCATGAAACATCATCGAATAGCAACCATGAAGAATATCCTTTTTCAAACTGTCCAAATTCCATGCCTTTGGCTCAGATTACAACATTGAAATGAGAGCCAGATGACACATCTTTGAGTAATCTTTCTCCCTTAAGTTCAGTACATAGTTAAGATCTGCAAACATGCCCTGAAGGGTTTGACTACAGTTCGATTAAAGCAAAAGGTTTGAAAAGGACCATCTTCACCAGAAGGTTCACatttcatgaatatatatatttttttttactatataattaCATCTAAAGGGTTCTATTGAATACTATTCATTTACAAATGGCACAGTAATTATACACAATATATGATATCATTGTTAAAAAGCTCAAAGGTCAACCTACAGTATGGTGTTGTTTcagaataacaaaaaattaagtgATCTTTAGTGACTGCTAAAATGTATTTGCTCCCACGCTAAATCAAAGGCAGCAGTTAGCTTTCTTATAGTCAAGCGAGATTGTCTATTGCCTTCAGTATGTTTTCTTGCCACATTTATATAAGTTAAGATGACTTCAAGATTGTACAGTGGGAACATTCGGCAAGTAGATCTGCAGACCTGAAGCCTGAGGGtgtattcagtttttattaacaTGATGTATTTTGATCAGTGGCCTTACGTAAGCCCCTGAAGAATCCTAAATctaaaatggtaaaattgttttCCATTGCCTAAATCAACCCCACATAAACTGTGAGCCATCTGGAGTAAATTTAACAGAATGAATTACTGTGGTTTTAATAGTGGTGTGGTGTaaaatggcacaaacaaataatCTAAAGTCATGTTGCACagaaagtaaatattataatttgtgCAGGAGCTGACAAATAATTATGTTTGTCACTGATACATtagttgattaataaaaaataatgttagatCTGTACATTTGATCTTTCTACAGGTTTCCAGTGTTTACAACAGATTCCACCCATgatactgcaaaaacagaaataatggaCAAGAAAAGTGGTAAGAGCGGCAGATTGTTTGTTGTCATTAccagtttataaatgtgtaaatatattccTTCTACTTGTCTTCTTACAAGGGTTGAcagcaaaaaaatgtttgcttCCAAATTCCAGTGATAACATCATCAACTGTTTTGTTGTCTTGACTAATTATGCTCCATATGTTCAATAATACAATGACTGCTTGAATTGGAATTACAATGAGAGAATGCAAAATGTGTAATATGTACCTTGTATTTCAGCAAATGGCTTTCCTTCCAAGGCCACAGATAGTGGAGTACAGCGTAAACAGCTGCCATATTCTGTAGAGACCCCCTATGGGTTTCACCTGGATCTGGACTTCCTGAAGTATGTGGATGACATAGAGAAAGGGAACACAATCAAGAGGGTGCACATCCAACGCAAGAACAGGGGCCCAAAGTACAGCACACTGCCACGCAACTTTAGCCTTCCTGGGCATGGCGCTCGACCTCTAGCCAAAGACACATGGGCCAATACTTCCACTTTAGGGTCCAAACCCAAGTCACGTGTTACTGAAGTCCAGCAGCTTTTTGAGTTCCGAGCCAGTGATGCCACTAGTGGTAGCAGTAGCACCAGTGGAAGCTCCCCTGCCAGTCAGTCAAAGATGCCTGGGAGTGCTTACCTCCCCTCACCAAAGGCTGCAGAAGAGACTAGAGTACAGCCCTCATCTGAGAACGAACAGCCTGTGGGCCTTAATGTTAGGCCTCATCTTTTAAGAGCCTCCAGCATGCCTATAAATGTTCCACGTAGGAAAGGTTCAGATTCAACTGAAGAGCAGAGTTCCCAATCGCAGAATGGCTCAGCTGAGAGGCTTTTTCGACCAGCGGATGGAGGTGACAGGAGAGGCAGTGTTCCCCAGGACAGGGCCAGCTTGCATCAACAGATCACAGCTGCACTGAAAAGGGTGCGGGAGTTAGAAGAGCAAGTCAGGACCATCCCTGAGTTGAGGGCTCAAATATGCTCTCTTAGAACTGAGAGGGAAGAACTGCTTCAAAGAATTCAAGAACACAAATCAGAGCAAAAGAGTGAGGTTCCTCAAATTGGTGAGCAAGACAGTGCTGTTCCTCCAGCTGTAAGTAAAAAGAAAGATGCTCCTTCCATTTACACGGATACTGCAGCTGATCCTGAAATTGTTCAAGCAGTACAGTCCAACAAAAccacagaacaacagaaacaaaatattGTGGTGCAGGTTATAGTAGAGCAGGAGTCTGAAAAAGTAACTGATACAGAGTCAGAGAAGGAACAAGTGCCAGCTCCAGTGTCTGTCCCAGTAATACTCATAGACAAAGCAGAAACTCCAACTGATCCAGATGAAGCAGAGGGTCTTTTGCAGGAGTCTATACTTCAAGAAGAATCATCAAAGAGTCTTTCAGAGCAAGCAGAAAAGCAGGATAGAGCATCAGAGATGTTGTTAGAAGATAAACAGTCAACGCAGTCACGAGGGATTTCAGAATCAGAGGAATCCGTTGCTGCATCTGAATGTACATCCACTCAAGAAGACACTGCGACTGTTGAGGGACAGAGTGTTATTACAACTGCAGAAATTACAATAGCCCAACCTGCTGAACAGAAACTTCTCACTAACCTGGAGCTGGAAGCAAAAGTGAAAACTTTGGAAGAGAGTCTAAGCAAGGCCAGTTGTGAACTGGAAAAGACAAATGCCTTACTGAGAGAGCAGATGGATGAGAATCATCGAAAGGATCAGAGAATACAGGAACTGACCGATCAAGTGAAGGAGCAGAAAGTTCAAGGTCCTATCGAGACAGAGCCGCTATCTGAACCAGTTGTCACATGTGATGCATCAGTCACTACAGACAGCAAATGTGTAGCGGATAAAGGAATCGCAACAGAACCTCAACCAGCTGAGGGTCCCAAAGAAACAGACTTTAAATGCTCGAGCACTCAGACGAATATAGTAGAAGCTCGAGACATTGAAGTATTAGCACAAGTCACTACAGCAGAGAAAATTGTAGGGGTGGAGATTGTCATGTTTGACCAGGCAATTGAGACTGAAGGCCAGGATAATCTGGAAGTTAACAGTGGTAAACAGGTCTCTGAAATGCTGGAGAAGACAGAATCTGACAAAGAACAAGAGGGTGATATCAAAGATAGTGTTTCAAGTCAGATTATAGATACCAAAGTCAGTGAAATCATTGTTGCAGAGAGTGACACTGAAGAATATGTCATGGTAGAAAGTGCCATGGTTGAGACTATGGGCATTGAAAATGAAGTCCCTAAGCCCACAGTCCAAGAGACTGAATCTAAGGAGAGTCCGGTTGTTGAAAGCACAGTAACAGACAAAACACCAGAAGGAAGAACTTTGGGTTTGCAAACACAGCAGGAACCAAGAGAAACACAAGGACAGGAACCCCAGCTTCAGTCTCAAAGGGCATCTGAAGCCACAGCTTCTCCTGCTGCAATTGGTCAGGTTGTTAATCGTATACAGGGCCTTCTTAATGAGCAGTGGGCCAGCCTGGGAAGTGGGGGCCAAGATGCGAAAGGAGAGAGCTCTCAGAAAGCTCATTCTTCCAAAATAAGCTCAATTCAAAGCCACCTGAGAGGGTCCCTCAGTGCCCTGTCTGCCTTTTACTCGCCTGTTCAGAAAGGAGGGGCTGCACGACAATCAGGTAAGATAAGGTCTCATTCCATATAGTCATGTGCTGTATTAGATACTTCTTGTAGGCCTGTTTCACAAAGCTTGCATGTGCAGTTTGTAAGCAATGCTATTTAGGTGTCAAGTGTCAACCATGTTACAAcactaagaaaaaacaaaaatcagtatCTATGAACCATATGAATTTATTCTGCAAACCTCAAGGATTCATAACCATGGTTCTAAAGTTAAAAGATTTACATTCTAGATACTGTCAATAGATTGATATTGTATGTTTCAGTGTCTGTCCAATCATACAAAAAGCAAATACTATACCAtcatggtcacactttattttaaggtccaattcttgctattaacagatcattaactatgactttttcctcataaactcctaatttgctgtttattaattaatagttagtaaggtaagtttttgttaaattcagctattgggtaggattagggatgtagaatatggtcatgcagaatatgtgctttataagtactaataaacaggcaatatgttaataatagacatgctaataagcaactagttagtagtgagaatcggtccctatactaaagtgttacccagttAATACACTTTACATTCAAGTACTTACAAATACTATTGACATCATGTTGTCCATTGATAACTAGCAAACATTCCAGTTTAATCTTTTCTACATAAGAAGTTGACCCATACATCTGAATAAACTCTGCTTACCATATATGTGAAATAGGCCTTGTTGAGTGTGAAGTGAAGGTTTTGGGAGCTAGAGATGACAATCTAAAGAGCTAAAATACATGTTAAA
It encodes:
- the LOC109106337 gene encoding KN motif and ankyrin repeat domain-containing protein 4-like isoform X2, which encodes MFLVDGRGTAFMAHARFPVFTTDSTHDTAKTEIMDKKSANGFPSKATDSGVQRKQLPYSVETPYGFHLDLDFLKYVDDIEKGNTIKRVHIQRKNRGPKYSTLPRNFSLPGHGARPLAKDTWANTSTLGSKPKSRVTEVQQLFEFRASDATSGSSSTSGSSPASQSKMPGSAYLPSPKAAEETRVQPSSENEQPVGLNVRPHLLRASSMPINVPRRKGSDSTEEQSSQSQNGSAERLFRPADGGDRRGSVPQDRASLHQQITAALKRVRELEEQVRTIPELRAQICSLRTEREELLQRIQEHKSEQKSEVPQIGEQDSAVPPAVSKKKDAPSIYTDTAADPEIVQAVQSNKTTEQQKQNIVVQVIVEQESEKVTDTESEKEQVPAPVSVPVILIDKAETPTDPDEAEGLLQESILQEESSKSLSEQAEKQDRASEMLLEDKQSTQSRGISESEESVAASECTSTQEDTATVEGQSVITTAEITIAQPAEQKLLTNLELEAKVKTLEESLSKASCELEKTNALLREQMDENHRKDQRIQELTDQVKEQKVQGPIETEPLSEPVVTCDASVTTDSKCVADKGIATEPQPAEGPKETDFKCSSTQTNIVEARDIEVLAQVTTAEKIVGVEIVMFDQAIETEGQDNLEVNSGKQVSEMLEKTESDKEQEGDIKDSVSSQIIDTKVSEIIVAESDTEEYVMVESAMVETMGIENEVPKPTVQETESKESPVVESTVTDKTPEGRTLGLQTQQEPRETQGQEPQLQSQRASEATASPAAIGQVVNRIQGLLNEQWASLGSGGQDAKGESSQKAHSSKISSIQSHLRGSLSALSAFYSPVQKGGAARQSGLKSIMKKNDSPDKQGNRGAKKNLKFVGVNGGYETTSSEDSSGEEDQDEVEEVDSSEPELEQGEESGTAQEEAAAAGEQGDGVQAEVAEGSKEPDAAQSAMSPQEEQPGSELVDKNFMAACHFLKDRMAEVASPNKDMRQVLMVLYQEWFRVSSQKDSQTETVTLYLREVGYHTPTLLRYIVNLADGNGNMALHYSVSHSNFSVVKLLLDTGLCEVDHQNKAGYTAIMLAALTAAESPEDMEVAQQLLRMGTINARASQSGQTALMLAVSHGRTMMVQVLLDCGANVNIQDQDGSTALMCACEHGHTEIAKILLDRPECDISLTDKDGHTALSVAMKASHSDIVELLKARADPATDTDPTALL
- the LOC109106337 gene encoding KN motif and ankyrin repeat domain-containing protein 4-like isoform X1; the protein is MRGRIKYFPQTCPMRELSRLFSSKFPVFTTDSTHDTAKTEIMDKKSANGFPSKATDSGVQRKQLPYSVETPYGFHLDLDFLKYVDDIEKGNTIKRVHIQRKNRGPKYSTLPRNFSLPGHGARPLAKDTWANTSTLGSKPKSRVTEVQQLFEFRASDATSGSSSTSGSSPASQSKMPGSAYLPSPKAAEETRVQPSSENEQPVGLNVRPHLLRASSMPINVPRRKGSDSTEEQSSQSQNGSAERLFRPADGGDRRGSVPQDRASLHQQITAALKRVRELEEQVRTIPELRAQICSLRTEREELLQRIQEHKSEQKSEVPQIGEQDSAVPPAVSKKKDAPSIYTDTAADPEIVQAVQSNKTTEQQKQNIVVQVIVEQESEKVTDTESEKEQVPAPVSVPVILIDKAETPTDPDEAEGLLQESILQEESSKSLSEQAEKQDRASEMLLEDKQSTQSRGISESEESVAASECTSTQEDTATVEGQSVITTAEITIAQPAEQKLLTNLELEAKVKTLEESLSKASCELEKTNALLREQMDENHRKDQRIQELTDQVKEQKVQGPIETEPLSEPVVTCDASVTTDSKCVADKGIATEPQPAEGPKETDFKCSSTQTNIVEARDIEVLAQVTTAEKIVGVEIVMFDQAIETEGQDNLEVNSGKQVSEMLEKTESDKEQEGDIKDSVSSQIIDTKVSEIIVAESDTEEYVMVESAMVETMGIENEVPKPTVQETESKESPVVESTVTDKTPEGRTLGLQTQQEPRETQGQEPQLQSQRASEATASPAAIGQVVNRIQGLLNEQWASLGSGGQDAKGESSQKAHSSKISSIQSHLRGSLSALSAFYSPVQKGGAARQSGLKSIMKKNDSPDKQGNRGAKKNLKFVGVNGGYETTSSEDSSGEEDQDEVEEVDSSEPELEQGEESGTAQEEAAAAGEQGDGVQAEVAEGSKEPDAAQSAMSPQEEQPGSELVDKNFMAACHFLKDRMAEVASPNKDMRQVLMVLYQEWFRVSSQKDSQTETVTLYLREVGYHTPTLLRYIVNLADGNGNMALHYSVSHSNFSVVKLLLDTGLCEVDHQNKAGYTAIMLAALTAAESPEDMEVAQQLLRMGTINARASQSGQTALMLAVSHGRTMMVQVLLDCGANVNIQDQDGSTALMCACEHGHTEIAKILLDRPECDISLTDKDGHTALSVAMKASHSDIVELLKARADPATDTDPTALL
- the LOC109106337 gene encoding KN motif and ankyrin repeat domain-containing protein 4-like isoform X3, which gives rise to MDKKSANGFPSKATDSGVQRKQLPYSVETPYGFHLDLDFLKYVDDIEKGNTIKRVHIQRKNRGPKYSTLPRNFSLPGHGARPLAKDTWANTSTLGSKPKSRVTEVQQLFEFRASDATSGSSSTSGSSPASQSKMPGSAYLPSPKAAEETRVQPSSENEQPVGLNVRPHLLRASSMPINVPRRKGSDSTEEQSSQSQNGSAERLFRPADGGDRRGSVPQDRASLHQQITAALKRVRELEEQVRTIPELRAQICSLRTEREELLQRIQEHKSEQKSEVPQIGEQDSAVPPAVSKKKDAPSIYTDTAADPEIVQAVQSNKTTEQQKQNIVVQVIVEQESEKVTDTESEKEQVPAPVSVPVILIDKAETPTDPDEAEGLLQESILQEESSKSLSEQAEKQDRASEMLLEDKQSTQSRGISESEESVAASECTSTQEDTATVEGQSVITTAEITIAQPAEQKLLTNLELEAKVKTLEESLSKASCELEKTNALLREQMDENHRKDQRIQELTDQVKEQKVQGPIETEPLSEPVVTCDASVTTDSKCVADKGIATEPQPAEGPKETDFKCSSTQTNIVEARDIEVLAQVTTAEKIVGVEIVMFDQAIETEGQDNLEVNSGKQVSEMLEKTESDKEQEGDIKDSVSSQIIDTKVSEIIVAESDTEEYVMVESAMVETMGIENEVPKPTVQETESKESPVVESTVTDKTPEGRTLGLQTQQEPRETQGQEPQLQSQRASEATASPAAIGQVVNRIQGLLNEQWASLGSGGQDAKGESSQKAHSSKISSIQSHLRGSLSALSAFYSPVQKGGAARQSGLKSIMKKNDSPDKQGNRGAKKNLKFVGVNGGYETTSSEDSSGEEDQDEVEEVDSSEPELEQGEESGTAQEEAAAAGEQGDGVQAEVAEGSKEPDAAQSAMSPQEEQPGSELVDKNFMAACHFLKDRMAEVASPNKDMRQVLMVLYQEWFRVSSQKDSQTETVTLYLREVGYHTPTLLRYIVNLADGNGNMALHYSVSHSNFSVVKLLLDTGLCEVDHQNKAGYTAIMLAALTAAESPEDMEVAQQLLRMGTINARASQSGQTALMLAVSHGRTMMVQVLLDCGANVNIQDQDGSTALMCACEHGHTEIAKILLDRPECDISLTDKDGHTALSVAMKASHSDIVELLKARADPATDTDPTALL